Proteins encoded in a region of the Dasypus novemcinctus isolate mDasNov1 chromosome 24, mDasNov1.1.hap2, whole genome shotgun sequence genome:
- the UCKL1 gene encoding uridine-cytidine kinase-like 1 isoform X4, producing MAAPPRPAAAAPAPPLPPTAREAPGPPAGKSETACEDRSHAESLDRLLPAVGAGRSPRRRTTSQCKSEPPLLRTSKRTIYTAGRPPWYNEHGTQSKEAFAIGLGGGSASGKTTVARMIIEALDVPWVVLLSMDSFYKVLTQQQQEQAAHNNFDFDHPDAFDFDLIVSTLKKLKQGKSVKVPIYDFTTHSRKKDWKTLYGANVIIFEGIMAFADKTLLELLDMKIFVDTDSDIRLVRRLRRDIGERGRDIEGVIKQYNKFVKPAFDQYIQPTMRLADIVVPRGSGNAVAIDLIVQHVHSQLEERELSVRAALASAHQCHPLPRTLSVLKSTPQVRGMHTIIRDKETSRDEFIFYSKRLMRLLIEHALSFLPFQDCVVQTPQGQDYAGKCYAGKQITGVSILRAGETMEPALRAVCKDVRIGTILIQTNQLTGEPELHYLRLPKDISDDHVILMDCTVSTGAAAMMAVRVLLDHDVPEDKIFLLSLLMAEMGVHSVAYAFPRVKIITTAVDKRVNDLFRIIPGIGNFGDRYFGTDAVPDGSDEEEVAPTS from the exons CAGCCACGCCGAGTCCCTGGACAGGCTTCTGCCCGCCGTGGGCGCTGGGCGCTCACCCCGGAGGCGCACCACGAGCCAGTGCAAGTCGGAGCCGCCCCTGCTGCGCACCAGCAAGCGGACCATCTACACGGCGGGGCGGCCGCCCTGGTACAACGAGCATGGCACGCAGTCCAAGGAGGCCTTCGCCATCG GCCTGGGAGGCGGCAGCGCCTCCGGGAAGACCACGGTGGCCAGGATGATCATCGAGGCGCTGGACGTGCCCTGGGTGGTCCTGCTGTCCATGGACTCCTTCTACAAG GTGCTGacgcagcagcagcaggagcaggCCGCCCACAACAACTTCGACTTCGACCACCCCGACGCCTTCGACTTCGACCTCATCGTGTCCACCCTCAAGAAGCTGAAGCAGGGCAAGAGCGTCAAGGTGCCCATCTACGACTTCACCACCCACAGCCGCAAGAAGGACTGG AAAACGCTCTACGGCGCCAACGTCATCATCTTCGAGGGCATCATGGCCTTCGCGGACAAGACGCTGCTGGAG CTGCTGGACATGAAGATCTTTGTGGACACGGACTCGGACATACGCCTGGTGCGGCGTCTGCGCCGGGACatcggcgagcggggccgggacATCGAGGGTGTCATCAAGCAGTACAACAAGTTTGTCAAGCCGGCCTTCGACCAGTACATCCAGCCCACCATGCGGCTGGCGGACATCGTGGTGCCCAGGG GCAGTGGGAACGCGGTGGCCATCGACCTCATCGTGCAGCACGTGCACAGCCAGCTGGAGGAG CGTGAACTCAGCGTCAG GGCAGCGCTGGCCTCAGCGCACCAGTGCCACCCCTTGCCGCGGACGCTGAGCGTCCTCAAGAGCACGCCGCAGGTGCGAGGGATGCACACCATCATCAG GGACAAGGAGACCAGCCGTGACGAGTTCATCTTCTACTCCAAGAGGCTGATGCGGCTGCTCATCGAGCACGCGCTCTCCTTCCTGCCCTTCCAG GACTGCGTCGTGCAGACCCCGCAGGGCCAGGACTACGCGGGCAAGTGCTACGCCGGGAAGCAG ATCACCGGCGTGTCCATCCTGCGGGCGGGCGAGACCATGGAGCCGGCGCTGCGGGCCGTGTGCAAAGACGTGCGCATCGGCACCATCCTCATCCAGACCAACCAGCTCACGGGGGAGCccgag CTGCACTACCTGCGGCTGCCCAAGGACATCAGCGACGACCACGTGATCCTGATGGACTGCACCGTGTCCACGGGCGCCGCCGCCATGATGGCCGTGCGCGTGCTCCTA GACCACGACGTTCCCGAGGACAAGATCTTCCTGCTGTCCCTGCTCATGGCCGAGATGGGCGTACACTCGGTGGCCTACGCGTTCCCGCGCGTGAAAATCATCACGACAGCCGTGGACAAGCGCGTCAATGACCTTTTCCGCATCATCCCTGGCATTG GAAACTTTGGTGACCGCTACTTCGGGACAGATGCGGTCCCCGACGGCAGCGACGAGGAGGAAGTGGCTCCCACGAGCTAG